Below is a genomic region from Methanosphaera sp. ISO3-F5.
TAAATGTCCAAAATGTGGAAATAAAACAAGTTCTGAAGATAAAATTAAAGAATTAATACCACGGGATATTAGTGAAGGTTTCTATGAAGTACCTACCGAGGCAAGACGTCACCTATCAAAACCAATAGTTCGTATGAAATAAACACTTATTTTTTATTACTTTTTAATTTTATTTTATTTTAAAACCCATGTTTTAATATGACTTGTTTTCTAATACTCTATTTTTGTAAAATTATATATCATAAGAAAACAAATATATATACTTATAAGATATATTTTTTGAACTGATTAAAATTTAAAAGAATAAATAAACAAAAATTCTATTAAATTTTAAGTTCTCATGTCTATATTGGGGTGATACTGGGATAGCTTATAAATTTTTTTTAAAATTCAAAATAAAACAGATATACTTATAATTTAATAAAAAAACTAATCAAAAAAGACAATAAATTATAAAGTATAATATTTTTCACTGAAAAAAAACGATCATATAAAAGGAGATTTCTTATGTCAAGTATTTCAGACGCTATCGGAGTAATCAGACAAGCAGAATCTGATGCTGATAGCATAGTCGAAGAAGCAAACAAAAAATCAACTGAAATGATCCAAGAAGCTCGTGCAAAAACAGAAGCAGAGATTGAAGCAGCAAAACTTGAAGCTCAAGACCAAGCTAAACACATAATATTAGCAAAAGAAGAAGAAGCTGGAAAAGAAGCTGTAATAATCACAAATCAATCCGAAGCACATATTAAAGAATCCCTAAGAGGATCTGAAAATAATGTTGATGCCGCAGCTGATATAATAATTGAAACTGTATTATAGGGGTATTACTATGTTTAGGACAGCTAAAATGCAAAAAATAAGCATAGTAACTTTGAACAAATACACTAAACCTGTAATAGACGTTCTTCATGAAAAAGGAGTTATTCAAATTGAAGATTTATCTGAAAGCATCCAAGAAAATGAAGATTACAAAGGATTAGATGTATCAAAACAAGACCCATATGCAAGCAGAATCGCATCATTATCAATGAAATGCGGAAGTACAATAGATACTTTAAAATCTGCAGAGCAATCAAAAAGTATGGTTGATGTTGTTAAAGGATTTATCAGCCCTAAAAAAATTGATTCAAAAGATGTAGAAAAC
It encodes:
- a CDS encoding V-type ATP synthase subunit H, yielding MSSISDAIGVIRQAESDADSIVEEANKKSTEMIQEARAKTEAEIEAAKLEAQDQAKHIILAKEEEAGKEAVIITNQSEAHIKESLRGSENNVDAAADIIIETVL